The following are encoded together in the Glycine max cultivar Williams 82 chromosome 8, Glycine_max_v4.0, whole genome shotgun sequence genome:
- the LOC100527236 gene encoding CRIB domain-containing protein RIC4-like translates to MRNRMERLVVPCSFSCASHSSVELGAPKGPKEDSKGTIVSRRQEGQDRSIIKAKMKRGKPSGFLVLPKPNVAAGIQRIIKGIKSLSQLFVYKKEDVEEMEPEMEIGYPTDVKHVTHIGIDGSTITNNVKGWDNMKAPELLSLSPISFKQFELAMASQAQYPLINDPNSSKCG, encoded by the exons ATGAGAAACCGTATGGAAAGATTAGTAGTTCCATGCTCTTTCAGCTGTGCTTCCCATTCAAGTGTGGAATTAGGTGCACCCAAAGGACCAAAAGAAGATTCAAAAGGCACTATTGTTTCAA GAAGACAAGAAGGACAAGATAGATCAATCATCAAGGCTAAAATGAAGAGAGGCAAGCCTTCTGGGTTTCTGGTTCTACCAAAGCCCAATGTAGCTGCTGGCATACAGAGAATAATCAAGGGCATCAAGAGTTTATCTCAATTATTTG TTTACAAGAAGGAGGATGTGGAGGAAATGGAACCTGAGATGGAAATCGGGTATCCAACAGATGTGAAGCATGTGACACATATTGGAATTGATGGGTCGACCATTACAAATAATGTCAAGGGTTGGGACAACATGAAGGCACCTGAATTATTGTCTTTGTCTCCAATTTCATTCAAGCAATTTGAATTGGCCATGGCTAGCCAAGCTCAATATCCCCTCATTAACGATCCTAATTCCTCAAAATGTGGTTAG
- the LOC100808683 gene encoding chitinase-like protein 1, with protein sequence MMMEMAKRNAVVAALAALVLLAASVAVDAQENSDVKTLVKYKHGKKYCDKGWECKGWSIYCCNLTITDYFQTYQFENLFSKRNSPVAHAVGFWDYHSFIAAAALFEPEGFGTTGNKTMQMMEIAAFFGHVGSKTSCGYGVATGGPLAWGLCYNHEMSPMQSYCDDYFKLTYPCTPGADYYGRGAIPIFWNYNYGAVGEALKIDLLSHPEYIEQNATLAFQAAIWRWMTPMKKSQPSAHDAFVGSWKPTKNDTMENRVPGFGTTMNILYGDGVCGQGDVDSMNNIVSHYLYYLDLLGVGREQAGPHDILTCAEQVPFNPSSKPASSS encoded by the exons ATGATGATGGAGATGGCGAAGCGAAACGCTGTCGTTGCGGCACTCGCGGCGTTGGTGCTACTCGCGGCGAGTGTGGCGGTGGATGCTCAGGAGAACTCGGACGTGAAGACGCTGGTGAAGTACAAGCACGGGAAGAAGTACTGCGACAAAGGATGGGAATGTAAGGGCTGGTCAATTTACTGTTGTAACCTCACCATTACCGATTATTTCCAGACCTACCAGTTCGAGAATCTGTTCTCCAAGCGGAACTCGCCGGTGGCGCACGCGGTCGGATTTTGGGACTACCACTCCTTCATCGCCGCCGCCGCGCTTTTTGAGCCGGAAGGGTTCGGCACCACCGGGAACAAGACGATGCAGATGATGGAGATCGCCGCCTTCTTCGGACACGTCGGCAGCAAGACCTCTT GTGGTTATGGAGTGGCCACTGGAGGACCTTTGGCCTGGGGTCTTTGTTACAATCATGAAATGAGTCCTATGCAGTCATACTGTGATGACTACTTCAAACTCACATACCCCTGTACTCCTGGTGCTGACTACTATGGACGTGGAGCCATTCCCATTTTTTG GAACTACAACTATGGTGCTGTCGGAGAAGCTTTGAAGATTGACCTACTAAGCCATCCAGAATACATAGAGCAGAATGCCACCCTTGCTTTCCAGGCTGCAATTTGGAGATGGATGACACCAATGAAAAAGTCACAGCCCTCTGCTCATGATGCTTTTGTCGGCAGCTGGAAGCCTACCAAGAATGACACTATGGAGAATCGGGTTCCTGGATTTGGCACTACAATGAACATTCTCTATGGGGATGGTGTTTGTGGACAAGGTGATGTGGACTCAATGAACAATATTGTTTCCCATTACCTGTATTATCTTGACCTTCTTGGTGTTGGTCGAGAACAGGCTGGGCCCCATGACATCCTTACATGCGCTGAGCAGGTTCCTTTCAACCCATCTTCCAAACCTGCTTCATCATCTTaa
- the LOC100802479 gene encoding probable protein phosphatase 2C 33, which translates to MTQAVEVLNRYGTDLVGEPRDSDSECLAGFECFLNIVRALGMGSCISEVGAGGNSPPLLPYSPESNMDGGKRRRLRGSSSFDFKVPGRMFLNGSSEVASMYCKQGRKGINQDAMLVWENFCSKEDTIFCGVFDGHGPYGHRVAKKVRDSFPLKLNAQWDLHHKNRDRLSDHSSATGSYKSEGNGFRLVDEKTSPIDHEHEETDTILTLRESFLKACKIMDKELKLHPDIDCFCSGTTAVTLVKQGLDLVIGNLGDSRAVLGTRDHDDSLIAVQLTVDLKPNLPREEERIRLRRGRVFSLQNEPEVARVWLPNSDFPGLAMARAFGDFCLKDFGLIAVPDISYHRLTEKDEFVVLATDGIWDVLSNEEVVDIVAPAPRSSAARALVESAVQAWKTKFPFCKVDDCAAVCLFFDSDSDFKSTDTKDKLIPEASIDQSEKLSLLGEKGVGMEAEKQQQ; encoded by the exons ATGACTCAG GCGGTGGAGGTCCTGAACCGGTATGGGACGGATCTGGTTGGGGAGCCGAGAGATTCTGATTCTGAGTGTTTGGCGGGTTTTGAGTGTTTTCTGAACATTGTGAGGGCATTGGGAATGGGATCGTGTATCTCAGAGGTTGGAGCTGGTGGTAATTCACCTCCTCTTCTTCCTTATTCGCCTGAATCCAACATGGATGGTGGAAAGAGAAGAAGGTTGAGGGGTTCCTCTTCGTTTGATTTCAAAGTGCCTGGGAGGATGTTCTTGAATGGTTCAAGCGAGGTTGCATCCATGTATTGCAAGCAAGGAAGAAAAGGGATCAACCAAGATGCTATGCTTGTTTGGGAG AACTTTTGTTCAAAGGAAGACACCATTTTTTGTGGTGTTTTTGATGGTCATGGACCTTATGGCCACAGAGTTGCAAAGAAAGTTAGGGATTCTTTTCCTTTAAAGCTTAATGCCCAATGGGATTTGCATCATAAAAATAGAGACAGACTCAGTGATCATAGCAGTGCCACAGGAAGTTATAAATCTGAAGGGAATGGATTTAGACTGGTGGATGAGAAAACTAGTCCCATTGATCATGAACATGAAGAAACAGATACTATTTTGACATTACGAGAATCTTTTTTGAAGGCTTGTAAGATTATGGACAAAGAACTGAAACTTCATCCTGATATTGACTGCTTTTGTAGTGGGACTACAGCAGTTACCTTGGTCAAGCAA GGGCTGGACCTTGTTATTGGAAATCTTGGGGACTCGAGAGCTGTACTGGGTACCCGAGATCATGATGATTCTCTTATTGCTGTTCAGTTGACTGTTGACCTTAAGCCAAATCTTCCAA GGGAAGAAGAGAGGATCAGGCTTCGTAGAGGAAGGGTTTTTTCCCTTCAGAATGAACCTGAGGTGGCTCGAGTTTGGCTGCCTAACTCTGATTTCCCTGGTCTTGCTATGGCTCGGGCATTTGGAGATTTTTGCCTTAAGGACTTTGGATTGATTGCTGTTCCAGATATCTCATATCACCGTCTTACCGAGAAGGATGAATTTGTCGTGTTAGCAACAGATGGG ATTTGGGATGTTTTATCAAATGAAGAAGTTGTGGACATTGTAGCACCTGCTCCACGGTCTAGTGCTGCTAGAGCACTGGTTGAGTCAGCTGTTCAGGCATGGAAGACAAAATTTCCTTTTTGTAAGGTTGATGATTGTGCTGCCGTATGCCTCTTCTTTGATTCTGATTCAGATTTCAAGTCAACAGATACCAAAGACAAGTTGATACCGGAGGCATCTATTGACCAATCTGAGAAGTTATCTTTACTTGGTGAAAAGGGAGTTGGAATGGAAGCTGAAAAACAGCAGCAATAG
- the LOC100802999 gene encoding probable xyloglucan galactosyltransferase GT14 codes for MDKLPLRKYFDKIRFVFFTSFIFCLSLLLLNYYMTACDYGVTFLLFNMNDAKQAHMPKPSNSCSGQYIYVYDLASRFNEDLLKGCHSLSKSIDMCPYMSNLGLGPKVSKKSNEKVLLKESFYATNQFSLEVIFHNTLKHYKCLTNDSSLASAIYVPYYAGLDVVQYLWGGFNVSIRDASPKELVKWLAQQPEWKRMWGRDHFMVVGRIGSDFRRRTENNDDWGTKLMLLPEARNMSILSIESGSKENEFSIPYPTYFHPSKDKEVFQWQKKMRKVKRPYLFSFAGAPRPYYNYLSSIIRNEIIKECQSSRSCKLLNCNAGHNYCNDPVHVTKVFQSSVFCLQPPGDSFTRRSTFDSILAGCIPVFFHPESAYNQYLWHLPKNGSSYSVYIPERDVIEKRVTINEKLSKVPKSEVLAMRKEIIRLIPRIIYRYPSSRLESVEDAFDIAVKGILGRIEAIRRNITNVNYTIS; via the coding sequence ATGGACAAGCTTCCGTTGAGGAAGTACTTTGATAAAATCCGGTTTGTGTTTTTCACctcctttattttttgtttgtcattgCTTCTCTTGAATTATTATATGACTGCCTGTGATTATGGCGTTACCTTTTTACTCTTCAacatgaatgatgcaaaacAAGCACACATGCCCAAACCCTCAAATTCTTGTTCAGGCCAATACATCTATGTTTATGATCTTGCTAGCAGGTTCAATGAGGATTTGCTGAAGGGGTGTCACTCTCTCAGTAAGTCGATAGATATGTGCCCTTACATGTCTAACTTAGGCCTTGGACCTAAGGTTAGTAAGAAATCCAATGAGAAGGTTTTGTTGAAGGAAAGCTTCTATGCAACCAACCAATTTTCACTAGAGGTTATTTTCCATAACACACTGAAGCACTACAAGTGCTTAACCAATGATTCCTCACTGGCTTCTGCTATATATGTACCCTACTATGCTGGCCTTGATGTGGTTCAATACCTCTGGGGTGGCTTCAATGTTTCAATCAGAGATGCTTCACCAAAAGAACTAGTGAAATGGCTTGCACAACAACCCGAATGGAAAAGAATGTGGGGTAGGGATCATTTCATGGTTGTAGGGAGAATTGGTTCGGACTTCAGGAGAAGAACAGAAAATAATGATGACTGGGGAACCAAGCTAATGCTTTTGCCAGAAGCAAGAAACATGTCAATTTTGTCAATTGAATCTGGTTCAAAGGAAAATGAGTTTTCAATCCCATATCCAACTTACTTTCACCCCTCTAAGGATAAGGAGGTTTTTCAGTGgcagaaaaaaatgagaaaagtgAAAAGGCCTTACTTGTTCTCATTTGCAGGTGCTCCAAGGCCTTATTATAATTACTTATCCTCCATCATCCGAAATGAGATAATCAAAGAATGCCAATCCTCTAGGAGTTGCAAACTTCTAAATTGCAATGCTGGTCATAATTATTGCAATGATCCTGTGCATGTTACAAAGGTGTTTCAGAGCTCAGTTTTCTGTTTACAGCCTCCAGGGGATTCATTCACTAGGAGATCAACTTTTGATTCAATTTTGGCAGGTTGCATTCCTGTTTTCTTTCATCCAGAATCAGCATATAACCAATATTTGTGGCATTTACCCAAAAATGGTTCTAGCTACTCTGTGTACATACCCGAAAGAGATGTCATAGAGAAGAGAGTAACGATCAATGAGAAATTGTCTAAAGTTCCAAAAAGTGAAGTATTGGCAATGAGAAAGGAGATTATAAGACTTATTCCAAGAATAATATATCGTTATCCAAGTTCTAGATTAGAATCCGTTGAAGATGCATTTGATATAGCAGTTAAGGGTATTCTTGGGAGAATAGAAGCAATAAGAAGGAACATTACAAATGTCAATTATACCATTTCCTAG